One genomic region from Paraburkholderia azotifigens encodes:
- the sucC gene encoding ADP-forming succinate--CoA ligase subunit beta codes for MKIHEYQGKEILRKFGVAVPRGKPVFSVDDAVKAAEELGGPVWVVKAQIHAGGRGKGGGVKVAKSLEQVREYANQILGMQLVTHQTGPEGQKVNRLLIEEGADIKKELYVGLVIDRVSQKVVVMASSEGGMDIEEVAAKTPEAIHKVAVDPSKGLLDAEADDLAKKIGVPDASIPQARTILQGLYKATWETDASLAEINPLILTGDGKVIALDAKFNFDSNALFRHPEIVAYRDLDEEDPAEVEASKFDLAYISLDGNIGCLVNGAGLAMATMDTIKLFGGEPANFLDVGGGATTEKVTEAFKLMLKNPNLTAILVNIFGGIMRCDVIAEGVIAASKAVDLQVPLVVRMKGTNEDLGKKMLADSGLPIISADSMEEAAQKVVAAAAGKA; via the coding sequence ATGAAGATTCACGAGTACCAGGGTAAGGAAATCCTGCGGAAATTCGGAGTCGCGGTACCGCGCGGCAAGCCGGTCTTCTCGGTGGATGATGCGGTCAAGGCCGCTGAAGAGCTCGGCGGCCCGGTGTGGGTCGTCAAGGCTCAGATCCACGCGGGTGGCCGTGGCAAGGGTGGCGGCGTGAAGGTCGCGAAGTCGCTGGAGCAGGTCCGCGAATACGCGAACCAGATCCTCGGCATGCAACTCGTCACGCACCAAACGGGCCCGGAAGGCCAGAAGGTGAATCGTCTGCTGATCGAAGAAGGCGCTGACATCAAGAAGGAACTGTATGTCGGTCTCGTGATCGATCGCGTGTCGCAAAAGGTCGTCGTGATGGCCTCGAGCGAAGGCGGCATGGACATCGAAGAAGTCGCCGCGAAGACGCCGGAAGCGATCCACAAGGTTGCCGTCGATCCCTCGAAGGGTCTGCTCGACGCGGAAGCCGATGACCTGGCGAAGAAGATCGGCGTGCCCGACGCTTCGATCCCGCAAGCTCGCACGATCCTGCAAGGCCTCTACAAGGCAACGTGGGAAACGGACGCATCGCTGGCCGAAATCAACCCGCTGATCCTGACGGGCGACGGCAAGGTGATCGCGCTCGACGCCAAGTTCAACTTCGACTCGAACGCACTGTTCCGTCATCCGGAAATCGTCGCTTACCGCGATCTGGACGAAGAAGATCCGGCTGAAGTCGAAGCATCGAAGTTCGACCTCGCGTACATCTCGCTCGACGGCAACATCGGCTGTCTGGTGAACGGCGCCGGTCTGGCCATGGCGACGATGGACACGATCAAGCTGTTCGGCGGCGAGCCGGCGAACTTCCTGGACGTCGGCGGTGGTGCGACGACCGAGAAGGTCACGGAAGCGTTCAAGCTGATGCTGAAGAACCCGAACCTGACGGCGATTCTCGTCAACATCTTCGGTGGCATCATGCGCTGCGACGTGATCGCGGAAGGCGTGATCGCGGCTTCGAAGGCGGTCGATCTGCAAGTGCCGCTCGTCGTGCGCATGAAGGGCACGAACGAAGACCTCGGCAAGAAGATGCTGGCTGACTCCGGCCTGCCGATCATCTCGGCGGACAGCATGGAAGAAGCTGCGCAGAAGGTTGTCGCGGCCGCCGCAGGCAAGGCCTGA
- a CDS encoding DUF2889 domain-containing protein — translation MPLSPPVSRQLRHRRAIRADAYEREDGLWDIEACLTDEKPRDVTLASGVRPNGSPIHELWLRITIDRKLNVVDAEASSDWVPYPGLCEASNPAYRALIGLNLFQNFRRDAARLLAGTAGCTHLTELCAVLPTAAIQAFAGDVWNTDKGGPGSGNGSTDGSAHDTQGSNGQDAQDNASSAQAGEQASEQSNDKPPFQLGRCHALRFDGEAVRQFYPRWYGHAPRSADRADAAADGQAVKTARPE, via the coding sequence ATGCCGCTTTCTCCGCCAGTGTCCCGACAGTTGCGCCATCGCCGCGCAATCCGAGCGGACGCATACGAGCGTGAAGATGGTCTGTGGGATATCGAGGCATGCCTCACCGACGAAAAGCCACGCGATGTGACGCTTGCGTCGGGTGTCCGGCCGAACGGCTCGCCGATCCATGAACTCTGGCTCCGCATCACGATCGATCGCAAGCTCAATGTCGTCGACGCCGAAGCGTCGTCCGACTGGGTTCCGTATCCCGGTCTGTGTGAAGCCTCCAATCCCGCCTATCGCGCCCTCATCGGGCTCAACCTTTTCCAGAACTTCCGTCGCGATGCTGCCCGTTTGCTGGCCGGCACGGCCGGTTGCACGCATCTCACCGAGTTGTGCGCCGTCCTGCCGACTGCCGCCATCCAGGCGTTTGCAGGCGACGTGTGGAACACGGACAAAGGCGGCCCGGGAAGCGGGAATGGATCGACGGATGGCTCGGCCCACGACACGCAGGGCAGCAACGGACAAGACGCCCAAGACAACGCTTCGAGCGCGCAAGCAGGCGAACAGGCAAGCGAGCAATCAAACGACAAGCCGCCATTCCAGTTGGGCCGCTGCCATGCGCTGCGGTTCGATGGCGAGGCGGTGCGACAGTTTTATCCGCGCTGGTACGGGCACGCGCCGCGTTCAGCGGATCGCGCGGATGCCGCAGCCGACGGACAGGCCGTGAAGACGGCCCGTCCCGAGTGA
- the recX gene encoding recombination regulator RecX, giving the protein MIRKGRSASPVAGAGRNTGGPRDDDAFESSSRSSSSLSASSTSASSPSAPTVASPSYGASSDDFDPFESFDAHDRAAGIGPPSRGRASPASPVSGVDNASHADNGETTYTRSRRQPGESKSADNASRASNRPVRSLKGRALGYLSRREYSRAELSRKLAPYAEEGDSIDALLDSLEREGWLSNSRFAESLIHRRASRMGAGRIVNELKRHAVGQELVEEVSAQLRETELARAQAVWRKKFGSLPETPNERAKQARFLATRGFSQGIIGKILKGIDEDFAPE; this is encoded by the coding sequence GTGATACGCAAGGGCCGCTCTGCCTCCCCGGTTGCGGGCGCAGGACGCAATACGGGCGGCCCGCGTGACGACGATGCATTCGAGTCGTCGTCACGATCTTCTTCAAGCCTGTCTGCTTCAAGCACGTCTGCTTCAAGCCCGTCTGCTCCTACGGTGGCATCGCCTTCATACGGTGCCTCCTCAGACGACTTCGATCCATTCGAATCATTCGACGCTCATGATCGAGCCGCGGGCATCGGCCCGCCTTCTCGCGGTCGCGCTTCACCTGCTTCCCCTGTCAGTGGGGTCGATAACGCGAGCCACGCCGATAACGGCGAAACAACCTACACACGCTCGCGTCGGCAGCCAGGCGAATCCAAATCTGCCGACAACGCAAGCCGCGCTTCAAACCGTCCCGTACGCTCGCTCAAGGGCCGCGCGCTCGGCTATCTTTCGCGCCGCGAATACAGTCGCGCGGAGTTGTCGCGCAAACTCGCGCCTTATGCGGAAGAGGGCGATTCAATCGACGCCTTGCTGGATTCGCTCGAACGCGAAGGTTGGCTGTCGAACTCCCGTTTCGCCGAAAGCCTGATTCACCGGCGTGCGTCGCGGATGGGCGCCGGTCGTATCGTCAACGAACTCAAGCGGCATGCCGTCGGGCAGGAACTCGTCGAAGAAGTCAGCGCGCAACTGCGCGAAACCGAACTGGCACGCGCACAGGCCGTATGGCGCAAGAAGTTCGGCTCTTTGCCTGAGACGCCAAATGAACGCGCGAAGCAGGCGCGCTTCCTCGCGACGCGAGGTTTTTCGCAGGGGATTATTGGCAAGATTCTCAAGGGCATCGACGAAGACTTCGCGCCCGAATAG
- the recA gene encoding recombinase RecA, with product MEESKKGSAGLTAEKSKALAAALAQIEKQFGKGSVMRLGQGEAVEDIQVVSTGSLGLDIALGVGGLPRGRVVEIYGPESSGKTTLTLQVVAEMQKLGGTAAFIDAEHALDIQYAQKLGVNVSELLVSQPDTGEQALEIADALVRSGSIDMIVIDSVAALVPKAEIEGEMGDSLPGLQARLMSQALRKLTGTIKRTNCLVIFINQIRMKIGVMFGNPETTTGGNALKFYASVRLDIRRIGSIKKNDEVIGNETRVKVVKNKVSPPFREAIFDILYGEGISRQGEIIDLGVQAKIVDKAGAWYSYSGERIGQGKDNAREFLRENPDIAREIENRIRESLGVNAMPAGAAVSADEEVGEEE from the coding sequence ATGGAAGAAAGCAAGAAAGGCTCGGCTGGACTGACTGCGGAAAAGAGCAAGGCCCTCGCTGCCGCGCTTGCGCAGATCGAAAAGCAGTTCGGCAAAGGGTCGGTCATGCGGCTCGGCCAGGGTGAGGCAGTTGAAGACATTCAGGTGGTCTCCACGGGATCGCTGGGCCTCGACATCGCGCTGGGCGTCGGCGGTTTGCCGCGTGGCCGTGTGGTGGAAATCTACGGGCCGGAATCGTCGGGTAAGACCACGCTGACGCTGCAGGTCGTCGCCGAAATGCAGAAGCTCGGCGGCACGGCGGCGTTCATCGACGCGGAACACGCACTCGACATTCAATACGCGCAAAAGCTCGGCGTGAACGTCAGCGAACTGCTGGTTTCGCAGCCGGACACGGGCGAACAGGCGCTCGAAATCGCGGACGCACTCGTGCGTTCGGGTTCGATCGACATGATCGTGATCGACTCGGTCGCGGCGCTCGTGCCGAAGGCCGAAATCGAAGGCGAAATGGGCGACTCGCTGCCGGGCCTGCAAGCTCGTCTGATGTCGCAGGCGCTGCGCAAGCTAACGGGTACGATCAAGCGCACGAACTGCCTCGTGATCTTCATCAACCAGATCCGCATGAAGATCGGCGTGATGTTCGGCAACCCGGAAACCACCACGGGCGGTAACGCGCTGAAGTTCTACGCGTCGGTGCGTCTGGACATTCGCCGTATCGGTTCGATCAAGAAGAACGACGAAGTGATCGGCAATGAAACGCGCGTGAAGGTCGTGAAGAACAAGGTGTCGCCGCCGTTCCGCGAAGCGATCTTCGACATCCTGTACGGCGAGGGTATCTCGCGTCAGGGCGAAATCATTGATCTCGGCGTGCAGGCGAAGATCGTCGACAAGGCGGGCGCCTGGTACAGCTACAGCGGCGAACGTATCGGCCAGGGCAAGGACAACGCGCGTGAATTCCTGCGCGAGAATCCGGACATTGCGCGTGAGATCGAAAACCGTATCCGCGAATCGCTCGGCGTGAATGCAATGCCGGCGGGCGCTGCCGTGAGCGCCGACGAGGAAGTGGGCGAAGAGGAGTAA
- a CDS encoding response regulator transcription factor, with the protein MRILIAEDDSILADGLVRSLRQSAYAVDHVKTGAEADTALSMQTFDLLILDLGLPKMSGLEVLRRLRARNSNLPVLILTAADSVDERVKGLDLGADDYMAKPFALNELEARVRALTRRGAGGGPTVVKHGSLSFDQVGRIAYANEQVIDLSARELGLLEVLLQRIGRLVSKEQLVDHLCEWGEEVSNNAIEVYVHRLRKKIEPSGVRIITVRGLGYCLEKAAPAQNAAQPAPQTAGSEPSDAPAAMPASHYFK; encoded by the coding sequence ATGCGAATTCTCATTGCCGAAGACGACAGCATACTCGCGGACGGTCTCGTCCGATCACTCCGCCAATCGGCATACGCCGTTGACCATGTGAAGACGGGCGCGGAAGCCGATACCGCGCTGTCAATGCAGACTTTCGACCTCCTGATCCTCGATCTCGGCTTGCCGAAAATGTCCGGCCTCGAAGTGCTGCGGCGGCTGCGCGCGCGCAATTCGAACCTGCCCGTGCTGATCCTGACCGCGGCCGACAGCGTCGACGAACGGGTGAAGGGCCTCGACCTCGGCGCCGACGACTACATGGCCAAGCCCTTCGCGCTCAACGAACTCGAAGCGCGCGTGCGTGCGCTGACGCGGCGCGGCGCCGGCGGCGGGCCGACTGTCGTCAAGCATGGTTCGCTTTCGTTCGACCAGGTCGGTCGAATTGCCTATGCCAATGAGCAGGTTATCGATCTGTCCGCGCGTGAGCTAGGATTGCTCGAAGTCCTGTTGCAGCGGATCGGGCGGCTGGTGTCGAAGGAACAGCTCGTCGACCATCTGTGCGAATGGGGTGAAGAGGTCAGCAATAACGCGATCGAAGTCTACGTGCACCGGCTGCGCAAGAAGATCGAGCCGAGCGGCGTACGCATCATCACCGTGCGCGGGCTGGGTTACTGTCTGGAGAAGGCGGCGCCGGCGCAAAACGCCGCTCAGCCCGCGCCGCAGACAGCCGGCTCCGAGCCCTCCGACGCGCCCGCTGCCATGCCCGCAAGCCACTACTTCAAGTAA
- a CDS encoding sensor histidine kinase, with amino-acid sequence MSVRAPRATAHAADLDEIRDARYANPFAPPDETEAQAETRPRSLFGEILDWMLAPLLLLWPMSLAVTYLVAKSIANGPFDRALETDAYVLARQIHPVNGVAELTLPDSTRDFLRADNIDSVFYQVLGTRGELVTGDRDMPLPREEDRPQPGIVEFRDDMLRGNDIRVAYTTVEFPQTPGAQPVLVQVAETLDKRSALANDIIKGVILPQFVILPLAILLVWFGLSRGLAPLHALQAHIRARRPDDLSPLEARRAPPEIEPLVTSFNDLLTRLEQNMELQKRFIADAAHQMKTPLAGLRTQAELALRQDASAEVHRSLEQIATSSEHAARLVTQLLALARAENRMSGQVFAPVELGDVARSAVRDWIQAALSKQMDLGYEGPETQEEAVEVEGNAVMLREMLSNLIDNAIRYTPSGGRITVRVRRDVAARMAHVEVEDTGMGIPAAERERVVERFYRILGREGDGSGLGLAIVREIATMHGGTLTIEDNVYQTSPRLAGTLVRVSLRMIDRARDLP; translated from the coding sequence ATGTCCGTCCGCGCACCACGCGCCACGGCGCACGCGGCGGATCTCGACGAAATCCGCGACGCGCGCTACGCCAATCCATTTGCGCCGCCCGACGAAACCGAGGCGCAGGCGGAGACGCGTCCGCGTTCGCTGTTCGGCGAAATCCTCGACTGGATGCTCGCGCCACTGCTGCTTCTGTGGCCGATGAGCCTTGCTGTCACGTATCTGGTGGCGAAGTCGATCGCGAACGGACCGTTCGATCGCGCGCTGGAAACCGACGCCTATGTGCTCGCCCGGCAGATTCATCCCGTGAACGGCGTCGCCGAACTGACGCTGCCCGATTCGACCCGCGATTTTCTGCGCGCCGACAATATAGACAGCGTGTTCTACCAGGTGCTCGGCACGCGCGGCGAACTGGTCACGGGCGACCGCGACATGCCGCTGCCGCGCGAGGAAGACCGGCCGCAGCCGGGCATTGTCGAGTTTCGCGACGACATGCTGCGTGGCAACGACATCCGGGTCGCGTACACCACCGTCGAGTTTCCGCAAACACCCGGCGCGCAGCCCGTGCTGGTGCAGGTGGCCGAAACGCTCGACAAACGCAGCGCGCTTGCCAACGACATCATCAAGGGCGTGATTCTGCCGCAGTTCGTGATCCTGCCGCTCGCGATCCTGCTCGTGTGGTTCGGGCTGTCGCGCGGTCTTGCGCCGCTGCATGCGCTGCAGGCCCATATCCGCGCGCGCCGTCCCGACGACCTGTCGCCACTCGAAGCGCGCCGCGCCCCGCCCGAAATCGAGCCGCTCGTCACATCGTTCAACGACCTGCTGACGCGCCTCGAGCAGAACATGGAATTGCAGAAGCGCTTTATCGCCGATGCCGCCCATCAGATGAAAACGCCGCTCGCCGGCTTGCGCACGCAGGCCGAACTGGCGCTGAGGCAGGATGCGTCGGCGGAAGTGCACCGTTCGCTCGAGCAGATCGCAACGAGTTCCGAGCACGCGGCACGCCTCGTCACGCAGTTGCTCGCGCTCGCGCGCGCGGAAAACCGCATGTCAGGGCAGGTCTTCGCCCCTGTCGAATTGGGCGACGTCGCGCGCAGCGCGGTGCGTGACTGGATTCAGGCCGCACTCAGCAAGCAGATGGATCTCGGTTACGAAGGGCCGGAGACGCAGGAAGAAGCCGTCGAAGTCGAAGGCAATGCCGTGATGCTGCGCGAGATGCTGTCGAACCTGATCGATAACGCGATCCGCTATACGCCCTCGGGCGGACGGATCACCGTGCGGGTGCGACGCGACGTGGCCGCCCGCATGGCACATGTGGAAGTGGAAGACACGGGCATGGGCATCCCCGCGGCCGAGCGCGAACGCGTCGTCGAGCGCTTCTACCGGATATTGGGGCGTGAAGGCGACGGCAGCGGGCTGGGCCTCGCGATCGTCCGCGAGATCGCGACGATGCACGGCGGCACGCTCACCATCGAAGACAACGTCTATCAGACGTCGCCGCGCCTCGCAGGAACACTCGTCCGTGTCAGCTTACGGATGATCGATCGTGCACGGGACTTACCCTAA
- a CDS encoding MFS transporter — protein sequence MATVSGQISHAPMTKEEKRVIFASSLGTVFEWYDFYLAGSLAAFISKSFFSGVNPTAAFIFTLLGFAAGFAVRPFGALVFGRLGDMVGRKYTFLITIVIMGLSTCVVGFLPGYAAIGMASPVIFIAMRLLQGLALGGEYGGAATYVAEHAPANRRGFYTAWIQTTATLGLFLSLLVILGVRTAMGEDAFGTWGWRIPFIASLALLGVSVWIRMQLHESPAFERIKAEGKTSKAPLSEAFGQWKNLKIVILALIGVTAGQAVVWYTGQFYALFFLTQTLKVDGASANILIAIALLIGTPFFLFFGSLSDRIGRKPIIMAGCLIAALTYFPLFKALTHYANPALEAATAKAPIVVIANPDECSFQFNPVGTSKFTTSCDIAKSALSKAGLNYDNVAAPAGALAQIKVGDTTIDTFDGKATDAKEAGKTFDKNLSTALKSAGYPPKADPSQINWPMTVVILTILVIYVTMVYGPIAAMLVEMFPTRIRYTSMSLPYHIGNGWFGGFLPATAFAIVAAKGNIYSGLWYPIIIALGTFVIGLLFVRETKDSNIYAQD from the coding sequence ATGGCTACCGTAAGCGGGCAAATCTCGCACGCGCCGATGACGAAAGAAGAGAAACGGGTAATCTTCGCGTCATCGTTGGGCACGGTTTTCGAGTGGTACGACTTTTATCTGGCCGGCTCGCTCGCGGCCTTCATCAGCAAAAGCTTCTTCTCCGGCGTCAATCCGACGGCCGCCTTCATCTTCACCCTGCTCGGCTTCGCGGCGGGTTTCGCGGTGCGTCCGTTCGGCGCGCTCGTGTTCGGGCGCCTCGGCGATATGGTCGGGCGCAAGTACACGTTCCTGATCACGATCGTCATCATGGGTCTGTCGACCTGCGTGGTCGGCTTCCTGCCCGGCTACGCAGCCATCGGCATGGCCTCTCCCGTGATCTTCATCGCGATGCGTCTGCTGCAGGGCCTTGCACTCGGCGGCGAATACGGCGGCGCGGCGACCTACGTCGCCGAACACGCACCAGCCAACCGTCGCGGCTTCTACACCGCGTGGATTCAGACGACGGCAACGCTCGGGCTGTTCCTGTCGCTGCTCGTGATTCTCGGCGTGCGCACGGCAATGGGCGAAGACGCGTTCGGTACGTGGGGCTGGCGCATTCCGTTCATCGCGTCGCTGGCGCTGCTCGGCGTCTCGGTGTGGATCCGCATGCAGCTGCATGAGTCGCCGGCTTTCGAGCGGATCAAGGCTGAAGGCAAGACGTCAAAAGCTCCGCTGTCGGAAGCGTTCGGTCAGTGGAAAAATCTGAAGATCGTCATTCTGGCTCTGATCGGTGTGACGGCTGGCCAGGCAGTTGTCTGGTACACGGGCCAGTTCTATGCGCTTTTCTTCCTGACGCAAACGCTGAAGGTCGACGGAGCAAGCGCGAACATTCTGATCGCGATCGCGCTGCTGATCGGCACGCCGTTCTTCCTGTTCTTCGGTTCGCTGTCCGATCGCATCGGCCGCAAGCCGATCATCATGGCGGGCTGCCTGATCGCCGCGCTGACGTACTTCCCGCTGTTCAAGGCGCTGACGCATTACGCGAACCCGGCACTCGAAGCTGCGACGGCCAAGGCGCCTATCGTCGTGATCGCCAATCCGGACGAGTGCTCGTTCCAGTTCAACCCGGTCGGCACGTCGAAGTTCACGACTTCGTGCGATATCGCGAAGAGCGCGCTGTCGAAGGCTGGCCTGAACTACGACAACGTGGCGGCCCCGGCTGGCGCGCTGGCGCAGATCAAGGTCGGCGACACCACCATCGACACCTTTGACGGCAAGGCCACCGACGCCAAGGAAGCGGGCAAGACGTTCGACAAGAACCTGAGCACGGCCCTGAAGTCGGCTGGCTATCCGCCGAAGGCCGATCCATCGCAGATCAACTGGCCGATGACGGTCGTGATCCTGACGATCCTCGTGATCTACGTGACGATGGTGTACGGACCGATTGCAGCGATGCTGGTCGAGATGTTCCCGACGCGCATCCGCTACACGTCGATGTCGCTGCCGTATCACATCGGCAATGGCTGGTTCGGCGGCTTCCTGCCGGCGACGGCCTTCGCGATCGTCGCGGCCAAGGGCAATATCTACTCTGGGCTGTGGTATCCGATCATCATCGCGCTCGGTACCTTCGTGATCGGTTTGCTTTTCGTGCGGGAGACCAAGGACTCCAACATCTACGCTCAGGACTGA
- a CDS encoding MarR family winged helix-turn-helix transcriptional regulator: protein MKTHFDERFGFLISDVGRLVGKRFDDLARLSIDLTRAQCRALAYLSFYGDINQARLADLLEVAPISAGRLLDRMEEGGWIERIGNPRDRREKQIRITEKAEKTLDEAKRVGDQVAAEGLSGLTEDEARQLISLLQKVRGNLTRIVDR, encoded by the coding sequence ATGAAAACCCATTTTGACGAGCGCTTCGGCTTTCTCATTTCCGATGTCGGCAGGCTGGTCGGCAAGCGGTTCGACGATCTCGCGCGGCTGTCGATCGACCTCACGCGCGCGCAGTGCCGCGCGCTCGCGTACCTGTCGTTCTACGGCGACATCAACCAGGCGCGGCTTGCAGATTTGCTGGAAGTCGCTCCGATCTCGGCTGGCCGGTTGCTGGACCGGATGGAGGAGGGTGGGTGGATCGAGCGGATCGGCAATCCGCGCGACAGGCGCGAGAAGCAGATTCGGATCACGGAAAAAGCCGAGAAGACGCTCGACGAAGCGAAGCGCGTGGGCGATCAGGTTGCAGCCGAAGGCTTGAGCGGGCTGACCGAGGATGAGGCGAGGCAGCTCATTTCATTGCTGCAGAAGGTGCGGGGGAATCTGACGCGGATCGTGGATCGCTGA
- a CDS encoding DHA2 family efflux MFS transporter permease subunit yields MASDSPAAKPAVELNRPMITIAIMLATLMQTLDSTIANVALPHMQGSLSASQDEITWVLTSYIVAAAIATPLTGWLSDRLSVKRLLMFAIGGFTLASALCGLSETLTQIVASRLLQGIFGASLVPLSQSILLDINPRDKQGQAMAVWGMGVMVGPILGPTLGGWLTDSYNWRWVFFINVPIGAFALFGVLTFLPSLEPRHDAKFDAFGFATLGLAIGALQAMLDRGEQLDWFGSHEIVLEALIASISFAFFIVHTATVGRNSFFKYELLKDRNFATGTFFIFIIGAVMYATRALLPPMLQNLMNYPVATTGLVTAPSGAGTMIAMLFAGRLLKHIDARLMLLAGFVVSAFALWQMMQYTIVLSASDIVWPGVIQGFGLGLVFVPLSALTFSTLAPALRADGTATYSLMRNIGSSIGISIVQTLLTRNTQVAHSDLAANVTAFNPIVQPMLDTGSRMNMAVLDVSITQQAAMIAYLNNFELMFVATLFVIPLVLLIRPSRKAPDEAVAHAAMD; encoded by the coding sequence ATGGCCTCCGATTCGCCGGCAGCAAAGCCAGCCGTCGAGCTGAACCGTCCGATGATCACGATCGCGATCATGCTCGCGACGCTGATGCAGACGCTCGACAGCACCATCGCCAACGTCGCGCTGCCGCATATGCAGGGCAGCCTGTCGGCATCGCAGGATGAGATCACGTGGGTGCTCACGTCGTACATCGTGGCCGCCGCGATCGCGACGCCGCTGACCGGCTGGCTGTCCGACCGGCTGAGCGTCAAGCGTCTGCTGATGTTCGCGATCGGCGGCTTCACGCTCGCGTCGGCGCTGTGCGGGCTGTCCGAAACGCTGACACAGATCGTCGCGTCGCGGCTGCTGCAGGGCATTTTCGGCGCGTCGCTCGTGCCGCTGTCGCAATCGATCCTGCTCGACATCAACCCGCGCGACAAGCAAGGCCAGGCAATGGCCGTGTGGGGCATGGGCGTGATGGTCGGCCCGATTCTCGGACCAACGCTCGGCGGCTGGCTGACCGACAGCTACAACTGGCGCTGGGTGTTCTTCATCAACGTGCCGATCGGCGCGTTCGCGCTGTTCGGCGTGCTCACGTTTCTGCCGTCGCTCGAACCCAGGCACGACGCGAAGTTCGATGCGTTCGGCTTCGCGACGCTCGGACTCGCGATCGGCGCGCTGCAGGCCATGCTCGACCGCGGCGAGCAGCTCGACTGGTTCGGCTCGCATGAGATCGTGCTCGAGGCACTGATCGCGTCGATCAGCTTTGCGTTCTTCATTGTCCACACGGCGACTGTCGGCAGGAACTCGTTCTTCAAGTACGAGTTGCTGAAGGACCGCAACTTCGCGACGGGCACGTTTTTCATCTTCATCATCGGCGCGGTGATGTACGCGACGCGCGCGCTGCTGCCGCCGATGCTGCAAAACCTGATGAACTATCCCGTCGCCACGACGGGCCTCGTGACGGCGCCGAGCGGCGCGGGCACGATGATCGCGATGCTGTTCGCGGGTCGCCTGCTCAAGCACATCGACGCGCGGCTGATGCTGCTCGCGGGCTTCGTCGTGTCGGCGTTCGCACTCTGGCAGATGATGCAATACACGATCGTGCTGTCGGCCTCGGACATCGTGTGGCCCGGCGTTATCCAGGGCTTCGGTCTGGGCCTGGTGTTCGTGCCGCTGAGCGCGCTGACGTTTTCGACACTCGCGCCCGCGTTGCGCGCCGACGGCACGGCCACCTATAGCCTGATGCGCAACATCGGCAGCAGTATCGGCATTTCGATCGTGCAGACGCTGCTCACGCGCAACACGCAGGTCGCGCACTCGGACCTCGCCGCGAACGTCACGGCCTTCAATCCCATCGTTCAGCCGATGCTCGACACCGGTTCGCGGATGAACATGGCCGTGCTCGATGTGTCGATCACGCAGCAGGCCGCAATGATCGCGTATCTGAACAACTTCGAGCTGATGTTTGTCGCCACACTGTTCGTCATTCCGCTCGTGCTGCTGATTCGCCCTTCGCGCAAGGCGCCCGACGAAGCGGTCGCGCATGCGGCAATGGATTGA
- a CDS encoding FadR/GntR family transcriptional regulator, producing MPGKNQYSIGRIDIQRDLHGRVAWLLGTAILRGDYPPESVLPREAELMETFGVSRTVLREALRTLTSKGLVESRPRVGTRVRPKHAWNLLDADMLDWYSRVAPAMDFALKLQEMREMIEPYAAGLAAASHGDATFRALDTAHSAMVAARNVDEWVRADLQFHLSVLAACSNELLVPLGTLIERTLEAQLRLNAKRADVFNASLAEHTAVFEAIRDRDAPRARHAMASLLGVTRGRIEG from the coding sequence ATGCCGGGCAAAAATCAATACAGCATCGGGAGAATCGACATTCAGCGAGATCTGCACGGCCGCGTCGCCTGGCTGCTCGGCACAGCCATTCTGCGCGGCGACTACCCGCCCGAATCCGTTCTGCCGCGCGAAGCGGAACTGATGGAGACATTCGGCGTCAGCCGCACCGTATTGCGCGAAGCGTTGCGCACGTTGACATCGAAAGGGCTGGTCGAATCGCGGCCGCGCGTCGGTACGAGGGTGCGCCCGAAGCATGCCTGGAATCTGCTGGACGCCGATATGCTCGACTGGTATTCGCGTGTCGCGCCCGCGATGGATTTCGCGCTCAAGCTGCAGGAAATGCGCGAGATGATCGAGCCGTACGCGGCAGGGCTGGCAGCGGCGTCGCATGGCGATGCGACGTTCCGCGCGCTCGATACTGCGCATTCGGCGATGGTCGCGGCGCGCAATGTCGACGAATGGGTGCGTGCCGATTTGCAGTTTCATCTGAGCGTGCTCGCCGCGTGCAGCAACGAATTGCTGGTGCCGCTCGGCACGCTGATCGAGCGCACGCTTGAAGCCCAGTTGCGGCTCAACGCAAAGCGTGCCGATGTGTTCAATGCATCGCTCGCCGAACATACGGCCGTATTCGAAGCAATCCGCGATCGCGATGCGCCGCGCGCGCGTCATGCGATGGCGTCGCTGCTGGGTGTGACGCGCGGAAGGATCGAAGGGTGA